In Elusimicrobiota bacterium, one DNA window encodes the following:
- a CDS encoding glycosyltransferase — translation MIDPEGPRLSVVVPAYNEENYLGPLLASLAVARARLKAERGVEAEVIVVDNGSTDRTAETARAGGARVVTEAKRQIAASRNAGVRAARGKIVLTCDADNAVSDNLLVRVDEEMARGDCVGGGVRIEPEASRWNTDLLFAVFDWGARLFGMGFGVLFTDRATFDRIGGFPETVYVGEDGFFVLALQKEGRRLKKRFARVADAHIRTSLRKIDEFGFINVLWQHFKFVLMPWRLRQRSAAPTWYEVRKR, via the coding sequence TTGATCGATCCGGAGGGACCGCGCCTGTCGGTCGTGGTCCCGGCCTACAACGAGGAAAACTATTTGGGCCCGCTGTTGGCCTCCCTGGCCGTTGCCCGGGCGCGTTTGAAAGCCGAACGGGGCGTGGAAGCCGAAGTCATTGTGGTGGACAACGGGTCCACCGACCGCACGGCGGAAACGGCCCGGGCCGGAGGCGCCCGGGTGGTGACGGAAGCCAAACGGCAGATCGCGGCCTCTCGGAACGCGGGGGTGCGCGCCGCCCGGGGAAAGATCGTCCTCACCTGCGACGCCGACAACGCGGTGTCCGACAATTTGCTGGTCCGGGTGGACGAAGAAATGGCCCGGGGCGATTGCGTGGGCGGCGGTGTGCGCATCGAGCCGGAGGCGAGCCGCTGGAACACGGATCTGCTGTTCGCGGTTTTCGACTGGGGCGCCCGGCTCTTCGGCATGGGGTTCGGCGTGCTGTTCACCGACCGGGCCACCTTCGACCGAATCGGCGGCTTCCCGGAGACGGTGTATGTGGGCGAGGACGGATTTTTCGTGCTGGCCCTCCAGAAGGAGGGGCGGCGGCTCAAAAAGCGATTCGCGCGGGTGGCGGACGCCCACATCCGGACCTCCCTTCGGAAGATCGACGAGTTCGGTTTTATAAACGTGCTGTGGCAGCATTTTAAGTTTGTGTTGATGCCCTGGCGGCTCCGGCAACGGAGCGCGGCCCCGACCTGGTACGAGGTGCGCAAACGATGA
- the gatB gene encoding Asp-tRNA(Asn)/Glu-tRNA(Gln) amidotransferase subunit GatB: MTAYETVIGLEVHVQLKTESKIFCSCPTTFGAEPNTQICPVCAGYPGVLPVLNKKVVEGLVRAALALHCGINRHSIFARKQYFYPDLPKNYQISQYELPLAINGHLDIALPPAEARRIRIHRIHLEEDAGKLLHAIGNRALDYSLVDLNRTGVPLMEIVSEPDLRSPEEASAYLDTLRNILRYVGVSDCDMEKGSMRCDANVSLRPVGTEALGTKAEVKNMNSMKSVRDAIAHEVLRQTALLESGGRVVQETRLWSQDTGTTQSMRSKEEAHDYRYFPDPDLVPLDLSTEFITNLQSQLPELPEARRGRYEKELGLSPYDAGVLTAERVLSDYFDRALGGFPAAERGAAAKPLSNWLTTELLGRLNGLKKSLEESPISPDQLAALVGMVQKGVLNSKAAKTVFDTLFTEGGDPAAIVKAKGLVQVDDESSISAWVDEVIAANAKIVEDIKGGKPSAVGSLVGQVMKKSSGRANPQTVQRLLKEKLSVN; this comes from the coding sequence GTGACCGCGTACGAGACGGTGATCGGGCTGGAGGTCCACGTCCAGCTCAAAACCGAAAGCAAGATTTTTTGTTCCTGCCCGACGACCTTCGGGGCGGAGCCCAACACCCAGATTTGCCCGGTGTGCGCGGGCTACCCCGGCGTTCTGCCCGTGCTCAACAAGAAAGTCGTGGAAGGCCTGGTGCGGGCCGCCCTGGCGCTTCATTGCGGCATCAACCGCCATTCCATCTTCGCTCGAAAGCAGTATTTCTATCCGGACCTCCCCAAGAACTACCAGATTTCCCAGTACGAGCTCCCCCTGGCGATCAACGGCCACCTGGACATCGCCCTTCCCCCGGCGGAAGCCCGGCGCATCCGCATTCACCGCATCCATTTGGAAGAAGACGCCGGGAAGCTCCTGCACGCCATCGGCAACCGGGCCTTGGATTATTCCCTCGTGGATTTGAACCGCACGGGCGTGCCGCTCATGGAAATCGTCTCGGAGCCCGATCTTCGAAGTCCCGAGGAGGCCAGCGCCTACTTGGACACTCTGCGGAACATCCTCCGTTACGTGGGCGTCTCCGACTGCGACATGGAGAAAGGCTCCATGCGCTGCGACGCCAACGTGTCCCTTCGCCCGGTGGGAACCGAGGCCCTGGGCACCAAGGCCGAAGTCAAAAACATGAATTCCATGAAAAGCGTCCGGGACGCCATCGCCCACGAAGTGCTTCGCCAGACGGCCCTGTTGGAATCCGGGGGACGGGTCGTGCAGGAAACTCGGCTTTGGAGCCAGGACACCGGGACGACGCAGTCGATGCGGTCCAAGGAAGAGGCCCACGATTACCGTTATTTCCCGGACCCGGACCTGGTGCCCCTGGACCTTTCGACGGAATTTATCACGAATTTGCAGTCCCAGCTGCCGGAACTGCCCGAGGCCCGGCGCGGCCGTTACGAAAAAGAATTGGGTCTTTCGCCTTACGATGCCGGCGTTTTGACCGCCGAACGGGTGTTGTCGGACTATTTCGACCGGGCTCTGGGCGGTTTCCCGGCCGCCGAACGGGGGGCCGCGGCCAAACCCCTTTCCAACTGGCTTACCACCGAACTTCTCGGCCGCCTCAACGGGCTCAAGAAATCCTTGGAAGAGTCGCCCATTTCGCCGGACCAATTGGCCGCGCTCGTTGGAATGGTTCAAAAAGGGGTGTTGAACAGTAAAGCCGCCAAAACCGTTTTTGACACCCTGTTCACCGAAGGCGGCGATCCGGCCGCGATTGTGAAAGCCAAAGGGCTGGTCCAGGTGGACGACGAATCCTCCATCTCGGCCTGGGTGGACGAAGTCATCGCCGCCAACGCCAAGATCGTGGAAGACATCAAGGGGGGGAAGCCCAGCGCCGTGGGGTCCCTGGTGGGGCAGGTGATGAAGAAGTCCTCCGGCCGCGCCAACCCCCAGACCGTTCAGCGTCTTCTGAAGGAAAAACTCTCCGTCAATTAG
- a CDS encoding glycosyltransferase family 39 protein — MSRGGGAAALITAFLIVAGTLAWFFPPVSTDEVVATARSWEMLKGRGSHYTLYNDVFHPSVYAWRDLSPDNVRVVHNLWLIPFLALGGRGHWAARCSSIVAGALALLFLWLFLRRRLTGLGAEGIALLAVHPLFWLAAVLVRPEMPLLAAVAGILWLIDALPSAWEKKSPLLGLLMGLSVGFHPNAAPLLAGVCVHWHLSEPAQRTVARWSAWAVGVAVAGLSLVAVVDLKSFAAGMRIFGDAFYRVPFVEDWRPWRWLGRPASFLFAGDSFYLREAHRGPWVGSLRVAGAIFFGAAILGVARAWRSSPTVRSLASAWAVWWVTAAALVSRREALYGALALPLLYPLVVLGLFTVQKKWRGAVIAGLATLQLAAGAGAVFSYRSHYLSEGEIQRAFRRLVPDEKAKILGPNRMWFLAPDRTRDLGALVFSRWFTGRSDLWGECLASWRPEVVVLDPFVKKNLLGPGDSAESLARSVPARVALRGFIDTGSGGDGLWEVLSLQWPSQGRNPS, encoded by the coding sequence ATGAGCCGCGGCGGAGGCGCCGCCGCGCTGATCACGGCGTTTTTAATCGTCGCGGGAACGCTGGCTTGGTTTTTCCCTCCGGTCAGCACCGATGAGGTGGTGGCGACCGCTCGCTCCTGGGAAATGTTGAAAGGACGGGGTTCCCACTACACGCTCTACAACGACGTTTTTCACCCTTCCGTTTACGCCTGGCGGGATCTTTCCCCCGACAACGTGCGCGTCGTGCACAACCTGTGGTTGATCCCCTTCCTGGCCCTGGGCGGCCGCGGCCATTGGGCGGCGCGTTGTTCCTCGATCGTTGCGGGCGCTTTGGCCCTCCTCTTTCTTTGGCTTTTCCTGCGCCGTCGATTGACCGGCCTCGGGGCGGAAGGGATCGCCCTTCTGGCCGTCCATCCCCTTTTCTGGCTGGCCGCTGTCTTGGTCCGGCCCGAAATGCCGCTGTTGGCGGCCGTCGCGGGGATCCTCTGGCTGATCGACGCCCTCCCGTCCGCCTGGGAAAAGAAAAGCCCGCTTTTGGGGTTGCTCATGGGCCTTTCCGTTGGGTTCCATCCCAACGCCGCGCCGCTCTTGGCCGGCGTATGCGTGCATTGGCACCTGAGCGAACCGGCGCAGAGGACGGTCGCGCGTTGGAGCGCCTGGGCCGTCGGCGTGGCCGTGGCCGGTTTGTCGCTCGTGGCCGTGGTTGACTTGAAATCGTTTGCCGCGGGCATGCGGATTTTCGGCGACGCCTTCTACCGCGTTCCCTTCGTGGAGGATTGGCGCCCCTGGCGTTGGCTGGGAAGGCCGGCGTCTTTTTTGTTCGCCGGAGACTCGTTTTACCTTCGGGAAGCCCACCGCGGCCCGTGGGTCGGTTCCTTGCGCGTTGCCGGGGCGATCTTTTTCGGGGCCGCGATTCTCGGCGTGGCCCGCGCCTGGCGTTCCTCGCCCACGGTGCGGTCCCTGGCCTCGGCCTGGGCGGTGTGGTGGGTGACCGCCGCGGCTTTGGTCAGCCGCCGAGAGGCGCTGTACGGCGCCCTGGCCCTTCCCTTGCTTTACCCCTTGGTGGTGTTGGGGCTGTTCACGGTTCAAAAGAAATGGCGGGGGGCGGTCATCGCCGGCCTGGCGACCCTCCAACTCGCCGCGGGGGCGGGCGCCGTGTTTTCTTATCGATCGCACTACCTTTCGGAGGGGGAAATTCAGCGAGCCTTCCGCCGCCTGGTGCCCGATGAAAAAGCGAAAATTCTTGGGCCCAATCGAATGTGGTTTCTCGCGCCCGATCGGACCCGGGACCTGGGGGCGCTCGTTTTTTCCCGATGGTTTACCGGCCGTTCCGACCTTTGGGGGGAATGCCTCGCGTCCTGGCGTCCGGAGGTGGTCGTTCTGGATCCCTTCGTGAAAAAAAACCTGCTCGGTCCGGGGGATTCCGCCGAAAGTCTGGCCCGGTCGGTTCCAGCGCGGGTTGCTCTCCGGGGATTCATCGACACGGGGAGCGGCGGCGACGGGTTGTGGGAGGTCTTATCCCTTCAATGGCCGTCCCAAGGACGCAATCCCTCCTAA
- a CDS encoding PilZ domain-containing protein, with protein sequence MELDRRSGHRIPVPAKFGGLVSFAPVGLLGRLKGARDGVVENLSTEGLNAYVHGPLRKGKKLWVTFYAEGPLRGVRLCGRVVWAEKEAGGTRVGLRFLSAPAEAVAVIGRWAYDHQVCEAGITFALKNICKNTCAYWSLCEKPIKIRPAA encoded by the coding sequence ATGGAATTGGATCGTCGCAGTGGTCACCGGATCCCCGTTCCGGCGAAATTCGGCGGTTTGGTGTCTTTCGCCCCGGTGGGGCTTCTGGGGCGGCTCAAGGGCGCCCGGGACGGCGTTGTGGAAAACCTCTCCACCGAAGGGTTGAACGCCTACGTTCACGGCCCCCTTCGCAAGGGCAAAAAGCTCTGGGTCACGTTTTACGCCGAAGGGCCCTTGCGGGGCGTTCGCCTCTGCGGTCGGGTGGTTTGGGCCGAAAAGGAGGCCGGGGGCACCCGCGTCGGGCTTCGTTTTCTTTCGGCGCCGGCCGAAGCCGTGGCCGTCATCGGCCGCTGGGCCTACGACCACCAGGTGTGCGAGGCGGGAATCACTTTCGCTCTCAAAAACATCTGCAAGAACACCTGCGCTTACTGGTCCCTGTGTGAAAAACCCATTAAGATTCGCCCCGCGGCCTGA
- the rlmD gene encoding 23S rRNA (uracil(1939)-C(5))-methyltransferase RlmD encodes MNPAVTGWSPRLSPPADPPLGTARCSHFGVCGGCATQEVPYPDQTARKEAAVRALLAPFAPGEFRPLRPSPDSFYYRNKMEFAFGGLKDGPVLLGLRQRGKFDRVVDLSECFLLSPDTGRLLSAVRGWATAAGLPTYHLKSHKGFLRYLVVREGKNTGQRMVCLVTAEGELPGAGLLAALDAAGVPVDTVIWTINAGLSDTAQGVPRGILRGTGTIDEVLRGKRFQISPSTFFQTNTGGADVLLDVIGEFLGRGAEILFDLYCGSGSIGLALMDRARRLIGVELNPAAVEDARANARRQGADGAEFHALDAAAFARSSDFQNLWTSPGSVAVVDPPRPGLQPDVRRLLVEKPVARWVYVSCNPEALVRDLTALSLVYHPVVVQPVDLFPHTPHVETVVLLERRPGT; translated from the coding sequence ATCAATCCCGCCGTTACCGGTTGGAGCCCGCGCCTGTCCCCGCCCGCTGACCCCCCCCTCGGCACGGCCCGGTGTTCCCACTTCGGGGTCTGCGGCGGTTGCGCCACCCAGGAGGTCCCTTACCCCGATCAAACGGCCCGCAAGGAAGCCGCGGTCCGCGCGCTCCTCGCTCCTTTTGCGCCCGGGGAGTTCCGGCCCCTTCGGCCTTCCCCGGATTCCTTTTATTACCGGAACAAGATGGAATTCGCCTTCGGGGGACTCAAAGACGGCCCCGTTTTGCTGGGCCTCCGCCAACGGGGCAAATTCGACCGCGTGGTGGATTTGTCCGAATGCTTTTTGTTGTCGCCCGACACCGGCCGTTTGTTGTCGGCGGTTCGGGGGTGGGCGACCGCCGCAGGCCTTCCGACCTACCACCTCAAATCCCACAAAGGGTTTCTCCGCTACCTGGTGGTCCGGGAAGGAAAGAACACCGGCCAACGCATGGTCTGCCTGGTGACCGCCGAGGGGGAGCTTCCGGGGGCGGGGCTGCTGGCGGCCTTGGACGCCGCCGGCGTTCCGGTCGACACCGTGATCTGGACGATCAACGCCGGGCTTTCCGACACCGCCCAGGGGGTTCCGCGGGGAATTCTCCGGGGGACGGGGACCATCGACGAGGTCCTTCGGGGAAAGCGGTTTCAAATTTCGCCGTCGACTTTTTTCCAGACCAACACCGGGGGCGCCGACGTGTTGCTGGACGTCATCGGGGAATTCCTCGGCCGCGGGGCCGAAATTCTCTTTGATCTTTATTGCGGGTCCGGTTCCATCGGACTGGCGTTGATGGACCGCGCCCGGCGTTTGATCGGGGTCGAGTTGAACCCCGCGGCGGTGGAAGACGCCCGGGCCAACGCGCGCCGCCAGGGCGCGGACGGGGCCGAATTCCACGCCCTGGACGCGGCCGCCTTCGCCCGCTCGTCCGACTTTCAAAACCTCTGGACCTCTCCCGGCTCGGTGGCCGTGGTGGATCCCCCGCGTCCGGGGCTTCAGCCGGACGTCCGCCGCCTCCTGGTCGAAAAACCCGTCGCCCGTTGGGTCTATGTGTCCTGCAACCCGGAGGCCCTGGTTCGGGACCTGACCGCTTTGAGCCTGGTTTACCATCCCGTGGTGGTGCAACCCGTGGACCTTTTTCCCCACACGCCCCACGTGGAAACCGTGGTCCTTTTGGAGCGCCGGCCCGGAACTTGA
- the gatA gene encoding Asp-tRNA(Asn)/Glu-tRNA(Gln) amidotransferase subunit GatA, translating into MSAPHEWTAREIAARVKSKKISAQEVARAFLSRAKAWDKTVKAFLSLDEEKALAQARTVDDRLARGEDPGPLAGVPVAIKDNMCVTGTRTTCASKILENFVANYDATAIARLRESGAVFLGKTNLDEFAMGSSTENSAYFTTKNPWDPTRVPGGSSGGSAAAVAARLTPLALGSDTGGSIRQPAALCGIVGLKPTYGRVSRFGLVAFASSLDQIGPFAWNTADAALLLGVVAGHDPRDSTSVKRPVPDYLARSADSIQGLRIGLPKEYFIDGMDPAVEKAVREAVKTLESLGATVREVSLPHTDAGLSVYYVLAPSEASANLARFDGVRYGHRSAKATNLLEQYELSRDEGFGPEVKRRIMLGTYALSSGYYDAYYLKAQKVRTLITNDFDKVFDQVDLIATPTAPTPAFKAGEKSDDPLQMYLSDVFTISCNLAGIPGLSLPCGFSGGLPIGLQLLGRPFEEERVLAAARAYEEATSWVKTPPTPPGL; encoded by the coding sequence GTGAGCGCCCCCCACGAATGGACCGCCCGGGAGATCGCCGCCCGGGTCAAATCGAAAAAAATTTCCGCCCAGGAAGTGGCCCGGGCTTTTCTGTCCCGCGCCAAGGCCTGGGACAAGACCGTCAAAGCCTTTCTGTCCCTGGACGAGGAGAAGGCCCTGGCCCAGGCCCGGACGGTCGACGACCGTTTGGCCCGGGGGGAAGACCCGGGGCCCCTGGCGGGCGTTCCCGTCGCCATCAAAGACAACATGTGCGTGACGGGCACCCGCACGACCTGCGCCTCCAAAATCCTTGAAAATTTTGTGGCGAATTACGACGCCACCGCCATCGCGCGTCTTCGGGAATCCGGGGCCGTCTTCCTCGGCAAAACCAACTTGGACGAGTTCGCCATGGGATCCTCCACAGAGAATTCCGCCTACTTCACCACCAAGAACCCCTGGGACCCGACCCGCGTTCCCGGCGGCTCCTCGGGGGGAAGCGCCGCCGCGGTGGCGGCTCGCCTGACGCCGTTGGCTCTGGGGTCCGACACGGGGGGGTCCATCCGCCAACCCGCGGCGCTCTGCGGCATCGTGGGCCTCAAGCCCACCTACGGCCGGGTTTCCCGTTTTGGCCTCGTCGCTTTCGCCTCTTCCCTGGATCAAATCGGGCCCTTCGCCTGGAACACGGCCGACGCGGCGTTGCTGTTGGGCGTGGTCGCCGGCCACGACCCCCGGGATTCGACCTCGGTGAAGCGCCCCGTGCCCGATTACCTGGCCCGTTCGGCGGATTCCATCCAAGGCCTTCGCATCGGTTTGCCCAAGGAGTATTTCATCGACGGGATGGACCCCGCGGTGGAGAAAGCCGTTCGGGAGGCCGTCAAAACCCTGGAGTCCCTCGGCGCCACGGTGCGGGAGGTGTCCCTGCCCCACACCGACGCGGGCCTGTCGGTCTATTACGTCCTGGCGCCCTCGGAAGCCAGCGCCAACCTGGCGCGTTTCGACGGCGTGCGATACGGCCACCGGTCCGCCAAGGCGACCAATTTGCTGGAGCAGTACGAGCTTTCCCGGGACGAGGGCTTCGGTCCGGAAGTCAAACGGCGGATTATGCTCGGGACCTACGCCCTGTCCTCCGGGTATTACGACGCTTATTACCTCAAGGCGCAAAAGGTCCGCACGCTGATCACGAACGATTTCGACAAGGTCTTCGACCAAGTGGATTTGATCGCCACCCCGACGGCCCCCACGCCGGCGTTTAAAGCGGGGGAAAAGTCCGACGACCCGCTTCAAATGTATTTGTCCGACGTCTTCACGATCTCCTGCAACTTGGCGGGGATTCCCGGACTCTCCCTGCCCTGCGGTTTTTCCGGCGGGTTGCCCATCGGCCTCCAGTTGCTGGGGCGTCCTTTTGAGGAAGAACGGGTGTTGGCCGCGGCCCGGGCCTACGAAGAAGCGACCTCCTGGGTCAAGACGCCGCCGACGCCTCCGGGCCTTTGA
- a CDS encoding UvrD-helicase domain-containing protein yields the protein MPFAMALPEPLLATLNPPQHQAVTHGEGPLLILAGAGSGKTRVITFRIAHLLSEGVNPWNILAVTFTNKAAAEMRRRVDELTGGRGRAVWISTFHSFCAQFLRVEAKAAGLDPHFTIYDDNDQTQILKECLRELSLDEKKYKPNQVLSVISRAKDDLLDAGSYTIHALAQNDPYRNMVATIYSLYQKKLVKANALDFGDLILRSTMALRDQEALREKYQARFRYVLVDEYQDTNHAQYLLTKHLVAPPKNLCVVGDDDQSVYSWRGADIRNIMEFERDYPGATVVKLEQNYRSTEPILEAAHRLIVRNHFRKDKRLWTEQKGGDAVRFQEFADELEEARFIAHETATRVRTGAAKPSDVAVFYRTNAQSRVLEDAFRRESLPYALVGSVRFYERMEVKDVLAYLRLFNNPADSVAAKRVINNPPRGIGKTTIQGVDQLAAARGLTFFEAARQAAADPETTPAARGNLLKFIDVMTALAQRPGEKTAAVMVQAVLEATGYWAHWEEQVDTDPEAAHRLDNLQELVNAAKEFEDVSEDKSVPTFLEKVSLASDLDNLKAEGGAVTLMTVHLAKGLEFPSVYLTGLEEGLFPIGESAFDEKELEEERRLAYVGITRARRFLTLTAASSRKIYGRSNWHVPSRFVAEAGLTPERPVPSGLFESVEPVSAAPRPAAVASFDPDEGEATSPGGQRPLRLGQRVRHPMFGEGKILDKNGSGENLKVTVLFDSGARKSILVRYANFTVVS from the coding sequence ATGCCCTTCGCCATGGCGCTTCCCGAACCCCTCTTGGCCACCCTCAATCCGCCCCAGCACCAGGCCGTGACCCACGGCGAGGGGCCGCTTCTCATCCTGGCGGGCGCCGGCTCCGGAAAAACCCGCGTCATCACCTTTCGCATCGCCCACCTCCTCTCCGAAGGGGTGAACCCCTGGAATATTTTGGCCGTGACCTTCACCAACAAGGCCGCGGCGGAAATGCGCCGCCGGGTGGACGAGCTCACCGGCGGGCGGGGCCGCGCTGTTTGGATTTCCACCTTTCACTCTTTCTGCGCCCAATTCCTTCGGGTGGAGGCCAAGGCGGCGGGCTTGGATCCCCACTTCACTATTTACGACGACAACGACCAGACCCAAATCCTCAAAGAATGTTTGCGGGAGTTGAGTCTGGATGAAAAAAAATACAAGCCCAACCAGGTGCTGTCCGTCATTTCCCGGGCCAAGGACGACTTGTTGGACGCGGGGTCCTACACCATTCACGCCCTCGCCCAGAACGACCCCTATCGCAACATGGTGGCCACGATTTATTCCCTCTATCAGAAGAAACTGGTCAAGGCCAACGCCCTGGATTTCGGCGATTTGATTCTGCGGTCCACCATGGCCCTGCGCGATCAGGAAGCTCTTCGGGAAAAATACCAGGCCCGTTTCCGATACGTTTTGGTCGACGAGTACCAGGACACCAACCACGCGCAGTACTTGCTGACGAAGCACCTGGTGGCCCCGCCCAAGAACCTCTGCGTGGTGGGCGACGACGACCAAAGCGTCTATTCCTGGCGGGGGGCGGACATCCGCAACATCATGGAGTTCGAGCGGGATTACCCCGGCGCCACCGTGGTCAAGCTCGAGCAGAACTACCGTTCCACCGAGCCCATCCTGGAGGCCGCCCACCGGCTCATCGTCCGCAACCATTTTCGGAAAGACAAACGGCTTTGGACCGAACAAAAGGGCGGGGACGCGGTTCGCTTTCAGGAATTCGCCGACGAGCTGGAGGAGGCCCGGTTCATCGCCCACGAAACGGCGACCCGGGTGCGAACGGGGGCGGCGAAACCGTCGGACGTCGCCGTGTTCTACCGAACCAACGCCCAGTCCCGCGTTCTGGAGGACGCTTTTCGTCGGGAAAGCCTGCCCTACGCCCTGGTCGGGAGCGTTCGGTTTTACGAACGCATGGAAGTCAAAGACGTCCTGGCCTATTTGCGGCTCTTCAACAACCCGGCGGATTCGGTGGCCGCCAAGCGGGTGATCAACAACCCGCCCCGGGGGATCGGCAAAACCACCATTCAAGGGGTGGACCAATTGGCCGCGGCCCGGGGCCTGACCTTTTTCGAGGCCGCCCGTCAGGCCGCCGCCGACCCGGAAACGACGCCGGCCGCCCGGGGCAACCTGTTGAAATTCATCGACGTCATGACCGCCCTGGCCCAACGGCCCGGGGAGAAAACCGCGGCCGTCATGGTCCAAGCCGTTTTGGAGGCCACGGGGTATTGGGCCCATTGGGAGGAACAGGTGGACACCGACCCCGAGGCCGCCCACCGCCTGGACAACCTGCAGGAATTGGTGAACGCCGCCAAGGAATTCGAAGACGTCTCCGAAGATAAGTCGGTTCCCACCTTTTTGGAAAAAGTGTCCCTGGCTTCGGACCTGGACAACCTGAAGGCCGAGGGCGGCGCGGTGACGCTCATGACCGTCCACTTGGCCAAGGGGCTGGAATTTCCGTCCGTGTACTTGACCGGGTTGGAAGAGGGACTCTTTCCCATCGGCGAATCGGCCTTCGACGAAAAGGAATTGGAGGAGGAGCGACGGCTGGCCTACGTGGGCATCACCCGGGCCCGCCGATTCCTGACGCTGACCGCCGCCTCCTCCCGTAAAATCTACGGCCGGTCCAACTGGCACGTGCCGTCGCGCTTTGTGGCCGAGGCGGGCCTCACGCCGGAACGCCCGGTGCCCTCGGGCCTCTTCGAATCCGTGGAGCCGGTGTCGGCGGCGCCCCGGCCGGCGGCGGTGGCCTCCTTCGACCCGGACGAGGGCGAAGCGACATCGCCGGGCGGCCAGCGCCCCCTGCGCCTCGGCCAACGGGTGCGCCACCCCATGTTCGGCGAGGGGAAAATCCTGGACAAAAACGGCTCCGGCGAAAATTTAAAAGTGACCGTGTTGTTCGATTCCGGCGCCCGGAAAAGCATTCTGGTCCGTTACGCCAACTTCACCGTGGTTTCATGA
- the gatC gene encoding Asp-tRNA(Asn)/Glu-tRNA(Gln) amidotransferase subunit GatC: MLTEKDVNHVARLARLALTDAERKKYLGQLTRILDHIQTLSAYNTDAVAATHHVVPLSNVWREDVAVSFPDRDSILANAPEREDVFFKVRKVIE, translated from the coding sequence GTGCTGACCGAAAAAGACGTCAACCACGTGGCCCGCCTGGCCCGGCTCGCCTTGACCGACGCCGAACGGAAAAAATACCTCGGGCAGTTGACCCGCATCTTGGACCACATTCAAACCCTAAGCGCCTACAACACCGACGCGGTGGCCGCCACCCACCACGTGGTGCCGCTTTCCAATGTCTGGCGGGAGGACGTCGCCGTTTCCTTCCCGGACCGGGACTCCATTCTGGCCAACGCGCCCGAGCGCGAGGACGTCTTCTTTAAAGTCCGGAAGGTCATCGAGTGA
- a CDS encoding NUDIX hydrolase: MTPKGGPTTNSDPAATREEVSAGGIVLGPEGLLMIKVRNLEDNVVWTFPKGHLEAGETAQQAALREVLEETGWKCRVIGDLGEVRYKFKRDLRPVNKTVHWFYMTPEDRPGRPDPEEVLDCRWYPLPEAASLVVYKSDKMILSLLKKKAGEALP; the protein is encoded by the coding sequence ATGACTCCCAAAGGCGGTCCCACCACGAACAGCGACCCGGCGGCCACCCGCGAGGAAGTGTCGGCGGGCGGCATTGTCCTCGGGCCGGAAGGCCTCCTGATGATCAAGGTCCGAAACTTGGAGGACAACGTGGTCTGGACGTTCCCCAAGGGCCATCTGGAAGCGGGGGAAACGGCCCAACAGGCCGCCCTTCGGGAAGTGCTCGAGGAAACCGGATGGAAGTGCCGCGTCATCGGGGATTTGGGCGAAGTCCGTTACAAATTTAAACGGGACCTGCGCCCGGTCAACAAAACCGTTCACTGGTTCTACATGACGCCCGAAGACCGGCCGGGCCGGCCCGACCCGGAGGAAGTGCTGGACTGCCGGTGGTATCCGCTCCCCGAGGCGGCGAGCCTCGTGGTGTATAAATCGGACAAGATGATTTTGTCGTTGTTGAAGAAAAAAGCCGGGGAGGCGTTGCCGTGA